One stretch of Corvus hawaiiensis isolate bCorHaw1 chromosome 1, bCorHaw1.pri.cur, whole genome shotgun sequence DNA includes these proteins:
- the LOC125323732 gene encoding paternally-expressed gene 3 protein-like isoform X1 translates to MAELRARLAALERRMERAEAALRDRPLAALRLHGVPVLFEDVAVRFSRQEWASLDEGQRELYRSVMEGNYEMLVSLYCALSKPELLLQLEREELSTPPESEPEAAEVSPELAVELARQHCTSDEALLETETLERGCREPEESGNVAEDSGNVVEESKNLVEKSRSPVEMSGNLAEESWDLIVKSENPVEESRNLAKENGSPAEESGNLAKESGNLVEERKNLVEEGRSPVVPENCSTPPVPLEAAAVPADLGQPTPSLPCPLSVHCQEPVGQNCSPPAAVDAEAGIPMEVPQEEIAAEKPSMPKTPAKGPEENKGLEEEAVKDSGNTGQDLVADIPKEPGKEVTPDVCRMMEQADPSPGELEKESCVGRSAACQRNATRRQYYSCPICRKTFLLKINLLIHQRGHTNWVPYVCVHCNRKFMSKKKIRRHLRAWAANGTCVPSELEVCPSQVPCPASHPQTWAANGTCQASKPEECPSRTPCPTSQPQTWADNSTCQPSDAKACPSQGPCPASQCPTSQPQTWAPNGTCQPSDAKMCPSQGPLPTSQPQTWAPNGTCQPSDAKMCPSQGPLPTSQPQTWAPNGTCQPSDAKMCPSQGPLPTSQPQTWAANGTCQPSDAKAHPSQGPCPTSQPQTWAPNGTCQPSDAKMCPSQGPLPTSQPQTWATNGTCQPLDAKAHPNQGPLPTSQPQTWAPNGTCQPSDAKAHPSQRPRPTSQPQNWEPSGTCQPLDAKMCPRQGPRPMSQPQTWAPSGTCQPSDVKAHPSQGPCPTSQPQTWAANGTCQPSDAKAHPSQGSCPTSQPQPWATNGTCQPSDAKAHPGQGPCPTSQPQTWAPSGTCQASDAKAHPSQGPCPTSQPQTWATNGTCQPSDVKAHPSQGPHSMSQPQTWAPSGTCQPLDAKACPSQGPCPASQCPTSQPQTWAPSGTCQASDAKAHPSPGSRPTSQPQTWAPNGTCQPSKPDECPSQGPCPTSQPQTWAPSGTCQPSKPDECPSQPLCPSSQPQAPSRDCSAVWQEPGPARCSLAPGKMMYTCNECMENFSSQGFLTVHQRRHSVHHLILCPCCNRSFTWVSDFVRQHWAHMGVRPHQCGICQKTFKRFSHLKAHQRIHGRQERPFTCANRVPITEAPAAGDGVGSQDVTPQG, encoded by the exons ATGGCGGAGCTGCGGGCGCGCCTCGCGGCGCTGGAGCGGCGGATGGAGCGGGCGGAGGCGGCGCTGCGGGACCGGCCCCTCGCGGCCCTGCGGCTCCACGGG GTCCCGGTGCTGTTCGAGGATGTGGCAGTGCGGTTCAGCCGGCAGGAGTGGGCGAGCCTGGACGAGGGACAGAGGGAGCTGTACCGGAGCGTCATGGAAGGCAACTACGAGATGCTGGTGTCCCTGT ACTGTGCCCTGTCCAAGCCTGAACTGTTATTACAACTGGAAAGAGAGGAGCTGAGCACGCCGCCGGAATCGgagccagaggcagcagaggtgtccccagagctggcTGTAG AGCTGGCCCGACAGCACTGCACCAGCGATGAGGCGCTGCTGGAGACAGAGACATTggagaggggctgcagggagccgGAGGAAAGTGGGAATGTGGCAGAGGACAGTGGGAATGTGGTAGAGGAAAGCAAGAACCTGGTGGAGAAAAGCAGGAGCCCAGTGGAGATGAGTGGGAACCTGGCAGAGGAAAGCTGGGATCTGATAGTGAAAAGTGAGAACCCGGTGGAGGAAAGCAGGAATCTGGCAAAGGAAAACGGGAGCCCAGCAGAGGAAAGTGGGAACCTGGCAAAGGAAAGCGGAAACCTggtggaggaaaggaagaacctggtggaggaaggcaggagcccagTGGTCCCGGAGAACTGCAGCACAC CACCCGTCcctctggaagctgctgctgtcccgGCGGATCTCGGCCAGCCGACCCCGTCCCTTCCCTGCCCGCTTTCCGTGCACTGCCAGGAACCAGTGGGTCAGAACTGTTCTCCCCCTGCAGCAG TAGATGCTGAGGCGGGGATCCCAATGGAGGTGCCGCAGGAGGAGATTGCTGCAGAGAAGCCATCAATGCCCAAAACACCCGCTAAGGGTCCAGAAGAGAACAAAGGTCTGGAAGAGGAGGCTGTGAAAGATTCAGGGAATACTGGCCAAGATCTGGTGGCCGACATTCCCAAAGAACCAGGAAAGGAGGTGACACCAGATGTCTGCAGAATGATGGAACAGGCAGATCCCAGCCCaggggagctggagaaggagtcCTGCGTGGGCCGGTCAGCGGCCTGCCAGCGAAATGCCACCAGGCGGCAATATTACTCCTGCCCCATCTGCAGGAAAACCTTCCTGCTGAAGATCAACCTCCTGATCCACCAGCGTGGCCACACCAACTGGGTGCCCTACGTCTGCGTCCACTGCAACCGCAAGTTCATGTCCAAGAAGAAAATCAGGCGGCACCTCCGTGCCTGGGCAGCCAACGGGACGTGCGTGCCCTCGGAGCTGGAGGTGTGTCCCAGCCAGGTGCCGTGCCCGGCATCCCATCCCCAGACCTGGGCAGCCAACGGGACGTGCCAGGCCTCAAAGCCAGAGGAGTGTCCCAGTAGGACACCGtgcccaacatcccagccccaaACCTGGGCAGATAACAGCACCTGTCAGCCCTCGGATGCGAAGGCGTGTCCCAGCCAGGGGCCATGCCCGGCATCCCAGtgcccaacatcccagccccaaACCTGGGCACCCAATGGCACCTGCCAGCCCTCGGACGCGAAGATGTGTCCCAGCCAGGGGCCACTTccaacatcccagccccaaACCTGGGCACCCAATGGCACCTGCCAGCCCTCGGACGCGAAGATGTGTCCCAGCCAGGGGCCACTTccaacatcccagccccaaACCTGGGCACCCAATGGCACCTGCCAGCCCTCGGACGCGAAGATGTGTCCCAGCCAGGGGCCACTTccaacatcccagccccaaACCTGGGCAGCCAATGGCACCTGCCAGCCCTCGGATGCGAAGGCACATCCCAGCCAGGGGCCAtgcccaacatcccagccccaaACCTGGGCACCCAATGGCACCTGCCAGCCCTCGGACGCGAAGATGTGTCCCAGCCAGGGGCCACTTccaacatcccagccccaaACCTGGGCAACCAATGGCACCTGCCAG CCCTTGGATGCGAAGGCACATCCCAACCAGGGGCCACTTccaacatcccagccccaaACATGGGCACCCAATGGGACCTGCCAGCCCTCGGATGCAAAGGCACATCCCAGCCAGAGGCCACGTccaacatcccagccccaaAACTGGGAACCCAGTGGGACCTGCCAGCCCTTGGATGCAAAGATGTGTCCCAGGCAGGGGCCACGTCCAATGTCCCAGCCCCAAACCTGGGCACCCAGTGGGACCTGCCAGCCCTCGGATGTGAAGGCACATCCCAGCCAGGGGCCAtgcccaacatcccagccccaaACATGGGCAGCCAACGGGACCTGCCAGCCCTCGGATGCAAAGGCACATCCCAGCCAGGGATCGtgcccaacatcccagccccaaCCATGGGCAACCAACGGGACCTGCCAGCCTTCAGATGCAAAG GCACATCCCGGCCAGGGGCCATGCCCAACATCCCAGCCGCAAACCTGGGCACCCAGTGGGACCTGCCAGGCCTCGGATGCAAAGGCACATCCCAGCCAGGGGCCAtgcccaacatcccagccccaaACATGGGCAACCAACGGGACCTGCCAGCCTTCAGATGTGAAAGCACATCCCAGCCAGGGGCCACATTCAATGTCCCAGCCCCAAACCTGGGCACCCAGTGGCACCTGCCAGCCCTTGGATGCGAAGGCATGTCCCAGCCAGGGGCCGTGCCCGGCATCCCAGtgcccaacatcccagccccaaACCTGGGCACCCAGTGGAACCTGCCAGGCCTCGGATGCGAAGGCACATCCCAGCCCGGGGTCACGTccaacatcccagccccaaACCTGGGCACCCAATGGGACCTGCCAGCCCTCGAAGCCAGACGAGTGTCCCAGCCAGGGGCCAtgcccaacatcccagccccaaACCTGGGCACCCAGTGGGACCTGCCAGCCCTCGAAGCCAGATGAGTGTCCCAGCCAGCCCCTGTGCCCGTCCTCCCAGCCACAAGCCCCGAGCAGGGACTGCAGCGCAGTGTGGCAggagcccggccccgccagGTGCTCGCTGGCACCTGGGAAAATGATGTACACGTGCAACGAGTGCATGGAAAACTTCTCCAGCCAGGGCTTCCTGACGGTGCACCAGCGCCGGCACTCCGTCCACCACCTCatcctgtgtccctgctgcaaCCGCAGCTTCACCTGGGTCTCGGACTTTGTCCGGCAGCACTGGGCGCACATGGGCGTCCGGCCCCACCAGTGTGGCATCTGCCAGAAGACCTTCAAGAGGTTCTCCCACCTCAAGGCGCACCAGAGGATCCACGGGCGGCAGGAGCGGCCCTTCACCTGTGCCAACCGCGTGCCCATCACGGaggcacctgcagcaggagacGGGGTGGGAAGCCAGGATGTGACCCCCCAGGGATGA
- the LOC125323732 gene encoding paternally-expressed gene 3 protein-like isoform X3 has protein sequence MAELRARLAALERRMERAEAALRDRPLAALRLHGVPVLFEDVAVRFSRQEWASLDEGQRELYRSVMEDCALSKPELLLQLEREELSTPPESEPEAAEVSPELAVELARQHCTSDEALLETETLERGCREPEESGNVAEDSGNVVEESKNLVEKSRSPVEMSGNLAEESWDLIVKSENPVEESRNLAKENGSPAEESGNLAKESGNLVEERKNLVEEGRSPVVPENCSTPPVPLEAAAVPADLGQPTPSLPCPLSVHCQEPVGQNCSPPAAVDAEAGIPMEVPQEEIAAEKPSMPKTPAKGPEENKGLEEEAVKDSGNTGQDLVADIPKEPGKEVTPDVCRMMEQADPSPGELEKESCVGRSAACQRNATRRQYYSCPICRKTFLLKINLLIHQRGHTNWVPYVCVHCNRKFMSKKKIRRHLRAWAANGTCVPSELEVCPSQVPCPASHPQTWAANGTCQASKPEECPSRTPCPTSQPQTWADNSTCQPSDAKACPSQGPCPASQCPTSQPQTWAPNGTCQPSDAKMCPSQGPLPTSQPQTWAPNGTCQPSDAKMCPSQGPLPTSQPQTWAPNGTCQPSDAKMCPSQGPLPTSQPQTWAANGTCQPSDAKAHPSQGPCPTSQPQTWAPNGTCQPSDAKMCPSQGPLPTSQPQTWATNGTCQPLDAKAHPNQGPLPTSQPQTWAPNGTCQPSDAKAHPSQRPRPTSQPQNWEPSGTCQPLDAKMCPRQGPRPMSQPQTWAPSGTCQPSDVKAHPSQGPCPTSQPQTWAANGTCQPSDAKAHPSQGSCPTSQPQPWATNGTCQPSDAKAHPGQGPCPTSQPQTWAPSGTCQASDAKAHPSQGPCPTSQPQTWATNGTCQPSDVKAHPSQGPHSMSQPQTWAPSGTCQPLDAKACPSQGPCPASQCPTSQPQTWAPSGTCQASDAKAHPSPGSRPTSQPQTWAPNGTCQPSKPDECPSQGPCPTSQPQTWAPSGTCQPSKPDECPSQPLCPSSQPQAPSRDCSAVWQEPGPARCSLAPGKMMYTCNECMENFSSQGFLTVHQRRHSVHHLILCPCCNRSFTWVSDFVRQHWAHMGVRPHQCGICQKTFKRFSHLKAHQRIHGRQERPFTCANRVPITEAPAAGDGVGSQDVTPQG, from the exons ATGGCGGAGCTGCGGGCGCGCCTCGCGGCGCTGGAGCGGCGGATGGAGCGGGCGGAGGCGGCGCTGCGGGACCGGCCCCTCGCGGCCCTGCGGCTCCACGGG GTCCCGGTGCTGTTCGAGGATGTGGCAGTGCGGTTCAGCCGGCAGGAGTGGGCGAGCCTGGACGAGGGACAGAGGGAGCTGTACCGGAGCGTCATGGAAG ACTGTGCCCTGTCCAAGCCTGAACTGTTATTACAACTGGAAAGAGAGGAGCTGAGCACGCCGCCGGAATCGgagccagaggcagcagaggtgtccccagagctggcTGTAG AGCTGGCCCGACAGCACTGCACCAGCGATGAGGCGCTGCTGGAGACAGAGACATTggagaggggctgcagggagccgGAGGAAAGTGGGAATGTGGCAGAGGACAGTGGGAATGTGGTAGAGGAAAGCAAGAACCTGGTGGAGAAAAGCAGGAGCCCAGTGGAGATGAGTGGGAACCTGGCAGAGGAAAGCTGGGATCTGATAGTGAAAAGTGAGAACCCGGTGGAGGAAAGCAGGAATCTGGCAAAGGAAAACGGGAGCCCAGCAGAGGAAAGTGGGAACCTGGCAAAGGAAAGCGGAAACCTggtggaggaaaggaagaacctggtggaggaaggcaggagcccagTGGTCCCGGAGAACTGCAGCACAC CACCCGTCcctctggaagctgctgctgtcccgGCGGATCTCGGCCAGCCGACCCCGTCCCTTCCCTGCCCGCTTTCCGTGCACTGCCAGGAACCAGTGGGTCAGAACTGTTCTCCCCCTGCAGCAG TAGATGCTGAGGCGGGGATCCCAATGGAGGTGCCGCAGGAGGAGATTGCTGCAGAGAAGCCATCAATGCCCAAAACACCCGCTAAGGGTCCAGAAGAGAACAAAGGTCTGGAAGAGGAGGCTGTGAAAGATTCAGGGAATACTGGCCAAGATCTGGTGGCCGACATTCCCAAAGAACCAGGAAAGGAGGTGACACCAGATGTCTGCAGAATGATGGAACAGGCAGATCCCAGCCCaggggagctggagaaggagtcCTGCGTGGGCCGGTCAGCGGCCTGCCAGCGAAATGCCACCAGGCGGCAATATTACTCCTGCCCCATCTGCAGGAAAACCTTCCTGCTGAAGATCAACCTCCTGATCCACCAGCGTGGCCACACCAACTGGGTGCCCTACGTCTGCGTCCACTGCAACCGCAAGTTCATGTCCAAGAAGAAAATCAGGCGGCACCTCCGTGCCTGGGCAGCCAACGGGACGTGCGTGCCCTCGGAGCTGGAGGTGTGTCCCAGCCAGGTGCCGTGCCCGGCATCCCATCCCCAGACCTGGGCAGCCAACGGGACGTGCCAGGCCTCAAAGCCAGAGGAGTGTCCCAGTAGGACACCGtgcccaacatcccagccccaaACCTGGGCAGATAACAGCACCTGTCAGCCCTCGGATGCGAAGGCGTGTCCCAGCCAGGGGCCATGCCCGGCATCCCAGtgcccaacatcccagccccaaACCTGGGCACCCAATGGCACCTGCCAGCCCTCGGACGCGAAGATGTGTCCCAGCCAGGGGCCACTTccaacatcccagccccaaACCTGGGCACCCAATGGCACCTGCCAGCCCTCGGACGCGAAGATGTGTCCCAGCCAGGGGCCACTTccaacatcccagccccaaACCTGGGCACCCAATGGCACCTGCCAGCCCTCGGACGCGAAGATGTGTCCCAGCCAGGGGCCACTTccaacatcccagccccaaACCTGGGCAGCCAATGGCACCTGCCAGCCCTCGGATGCGAAGGCACATCCCAGCCAGGGGCCAtgcccaacatcccagccccaaACCTGGGCACCCAATGGCACCTGCCAGCCCTCGGACGCGAAGATGTGTCCCAGCCAGGGGCCACTTccaacatcccagccccaaACCTGGGCAACCAATGGCACCTGCCAG CCCTTGGATGCGAAGGCACATCCCAACCAGGGGCCACTTccaacatcccagccccaaACATGGGCACCCAATGGGACCTGCCAGCCCTCGGATGCAAAGGCACATCCCAGCCAGAGGCCACGTccaacatcccagccccaaAACTGGGAACCCAGTGGGACCTGCCAGCCCTTGGATGCAAAGATGTGTCCCAGGCAGGGGCCACGTCCAATGTCCCAGCCCCAAACCTGGGCACCCAGTGGGACCTGCCAGCCCTCGGATGTGAAGGCACATCCCAGCCAGGGGCCAtgcccaacatcccagccccaaACATGGGCAGCCAACGGGACCTGCCAGCCCTCGGATGCAAAGGCACATCCCAGCCAGGGATCGtgcccaacatcccagccccaaCCATGGGCAACCAACGGGACCTGCCAGCCTTCAGATGCAAAG GCACATCCCGGCCAGGGGCCATGCCCAACATCCCAGCCGCAAACCTGGGCACCCAGTGGGACCTGCCAGGCCTCGGATGCAAAGGCACATCCCAGCCAGGGGCCAtgcccaacatcccagccccaaACATGGGCAACCAACGGGACCTGCCAGCCTTCAGATGTGAAAGCACATCCCAGCCAGGGGCCACATTCAATGTCCCAGCCCCAAACCTGGGCACCCAGTGGCACCTGCCAGCCCTTGGATGCGAAGGCATGTCCCAGCCAGGGGCCGTGCCCGGCATCCCAGtgcccaacatcccagccccaaACCTGGGCACCCAGTGGAACCTGCCAGGCCTCGGATGCGAAGGCACATCCCAGCCCGGGGTCACGTccaacatcccagccccaaACCTGGGCACCCAATGGGACCTGCCAGCCCTCGAAGCCAGACGAGTGTCCCAGCCAGGGGCCAtgcccaacatcccagccccaaACCTGGGCACCCAGTGGGACCTGCCAGCCCTCGAAGCCAGATGAGTGTCCCAGCCAGCCCCTGTGCCCGTCCTCCCAGCCACAAGCCCCGAGCAGGGACTGCAGCGCAGTGTGGCAggagcccggccccgccagGTGCTCGCTGGCACCTGGGAAAATGATGTACACGTGCAACGAGTGCATGGAAAACTTCTCCAGCCAGGGCTTCCTGACGGTGCACCAGCGCCGGCACTCCGTCCACCACCTCatcctgtgtccctgctgcaaCCGCAGCTTCACCTGGGTCTCGGACTTTGTCCGGCAGCACTGGGCGCACATGGGCGTCCGGCCCCACCAGTGTGGCATCTGCCAGAAGACCTTCAAGAGGTTCTCCCACCTCAAGGCGCACCAGAGGATCCACGGGCGGCAGGAGCGGCCCTTCACCTGTGCCAACCGCGTGCCCATCACGGaggcacctgcagcaggagacGGGGTGGGAAGCCAGGATGTGACCCCCCAGGGATGA
- the LOC125323732 gene encoding paternally-expressed gene 3 protein-like isoform X2 has translation MAELRARLAALERRMERAEAALRDRPLAALRLHGVPVLFEDVAVRFSRQEWASLDEGQRELYRSVMEGNYEMLVSLYCALSKPELLLQLEREELSTPPESEPEAAEVSPELAVELARQHCTSDEALLETETLERGCREPEESGNVAEDSGNVVEESKNLVEKSRSPVEMSGNLAEESWDLIVKSENPVEESRNLAKENGSPAEESGNLAKESGNLVEERKNLVEEGRSPVVPENCSTPPVPLEAAAVPADLGQPTPSLPCPLSVHCQEPVGQNCSPPAADAEAGIPMEVPQEEIAAEKPSMPKTPAKGPEENKGLEEEAVKDSGNTGQDLVADIPKEPGKEVTPDVCRMMEQADPSPGELEKESCVGRSAACQRNATRRQYYSCPICRKTFLLKINLLIHQRGHTNWVPYVCVHCNRKFMSKKKIRRHLRAWAANGTCVPSELEVCPSQVPCPASHPQTWAANGTCQASKPEECPSRTPCPTSQPQTWADNSTCQPSDAKACPSQGPCPASQCPTSQPQTWAPNGTCQPSDAKMCPSQGPLPTSQPQTWAPNGTCQPSDAKMCPSQGPLPTSQPQTWAPNGTCQPSDAKMCPSQGPLPTSQPQTWAANGTCQPSDAKAHPSQGPCPTSQPQTWAPNGTCQPSDAKMCPSQGPLPTSQPQTWATNGTCQPLDAKAHPNQGPLPTSQPQTWAPNGTCQPSDAKAHPSQRPRPTSQPQNWEPSGTCQPLDAKMCPRQGPRPMSQPQTWAPSGTCQPSDVKAHPSQGPCPTSQPQTWAANGTCQPSDAKAHPSQGSCPTSQPQPWATNGTCQPSDAKAHPGQGPCPTSQPQTWAPSGTCQASDAKAHPSQGPCPTSQPQTWATNGTCQPSDVKAHPSQGPHSMSQPQTWAPSGTCQPLDAKACPSQGPCPASQCPTSQPQTWAPSGTCQASDAKAHPSPGSRPTSQPQTWAPNGTCQPSKPDECPSQGPCPTSQPQTWAPSGTCQPSKPDECPSQPLCPSSQPQAPSRDCSAVWQEPGPARCSLAPGKMMYTCNECMENFSSQGFLTVHQRRHSVHHLILCPCCNRSFTWVSDFVRQHWAHMGVRPHQCGICQKTFKRFSHLKAHQRIHGRQERPFTCANRVPITEAPAAGDGVGSQDVTPQG, from the exons ATGGCGGAGCTGCGGGCGCGCCTCGCGGCGCTGGAGCGGCGGATGGAGCGGGCGGAGGCGGCGCTGCGGGACCGGCCCCTCGCGGCCCTGCGGCTCCACGGG GTCCCGGTGCTGTTCGAGGATGTGGCAGTGCGGTTCAGCCGGCAGGAGTGGGCGAGCCTGGACGAGGGACAGAGGGAGCTGTACCGGAGCGTCATGGAAGGCAACTACGAGATGCTGGTGTCCCTGT ACTGTGCCCTGTCCAAGCCTGAACTGTTATTACAACTGGAAAGAGAGGAGCTGAGCACGCCGCCGGAATCGgagccagaggcagcagaggtgtccccagagctggcTGTAG AGCTGGCCCGACAGCACTGCACCAGCGATGAGGCGCTGCTGGAGACAGAGACATTggagaggggctgcagggagccgGAGGAAAGTGGGAATGTGGCAGAGGACAGTGGGAATGTGGTAGAGGAAAGCAAGAACCTGGTGGAGAAAAGCAGGAGCCCAGTGGAGATGAGTGGGAACCTGGCAGAGGAAAGCTGGGATCTGATAGTGAAAAGTGAGAACCCGGTGGAGGAAAGCAGGAATCTGGCAAAGGAAAACGGGAGCCCAGCAGAGGAAAGTGGGAACCTGGCAAAGGAAAGCGGAAACCTggtggaggaaaggaagaacctggtggaggaaggcaggagcccagTGGTCCCGGAGAACTGCAGCACAC CACCCGTCcctctggaagctgctgctgtcccgGCGGATCTCGGCCAGCCGACCCCGTCCCTTCCCTGCCCGCTTTCCGTGCACTGCCAGGAACCAGTGGGTCAGAACTGTTCTCCCCCTGCAGCAG ATGCTGAGGCGGGGATCCCAATGGAGGTGCCGCAGGAGGAGATTGCTGCAGAGAAGCCATCAATGCCCAAAACACCCGCTAAGGGTCCAGAAGAGAACAAAGGTCTGGAAGAGGAGGCTGTGAAAGATTCAGGGAATACTGGCCAAGATCTGGTGGCCGACATTCCCAAAGAACCAGGAAAGGAGGTGACACCAGATGTCTGCAGAATGATGGAACAGGCAGATCCCAGCCCaggggagctggagaaggagtcCTGCGTGGGCCGGTCAGCGGCCTGCCAGCGAAATGCCACCAGGCGGCAATATTACTCCTGCCCCATCTGCAGGAAAACCTTCCTGCTGAAGATCAACCTCCTGATCCACCAGCGTGGCCACACCAACTGGGTGCCCTACGTCTGCGTCCACTGCAACCGCAAGTTCATGTCCAAGAAGAAAATCAGGCGGCACCTCCGTGCCTGGGCAGCCAACGGGACGTGCGTGCCCTCGGAGCTGGAGGTGTGTCCCAGCCAGGTGCCGTGCCCGGCATCCCATCCCCAGACCTGGGCAGCCAACGGGACGTGCCAGGCCTCAAAGCCAGAGGAGTGTCCCAGTAGGACACCGtgcccaacatcccagccccaaACCTGGGCAGATAACAGCACCTGTCAGCCCTCGGATGCGAAGGCGTGTCCCAGCCAGGGGCCATGCCCGGCATCCCAGtgcccaacatcccagccccaaACCTGGGCACCCAATGGCACCTGCCAGCCCTCGGACGCGAAGATGTGTCCCAGCCAGGGGCCACTTccaacatcccagccccaaACCTGGGCACCCAATGGCACCTGCCAGCCCTCGGACGCGAAGATGTGTCCCAGCCAGGGGCCACTTccaacatcccagccccaaACCTGGGCACCCAATGGCACCTGCCAGCCCTCGGACGCGAAGATGTGTCCCAGCCAGGGGCCACTTccaacatcccagccccaaACCTGGGCAGCCAATGGCACCTGCCAGCCCTCGGATGCGAAGGCACATCCCAGCCAGGGGCCAtgcccaacatcccagccccaaACCTGGGCACCCAATGGCACCTGCCAGCCCTCGGACGCGAAGATGTGTCCCAGCCAGGGGCCACTTccaacatcccagccccaaACCTGGGCAACCAATGGCACCTGCCAG CCCTTGGATGCGAAGGCACATCCCAACCAGGGGCCACTTccaacatcccagccccaaACATGGGCACCCAATGGGACCTGCCAGCCCTCGGATGCAAAGGCACATCCCAGCCAGAGGCCACGTccaacatcccagccccaaAACTGGGAACCCAGTGGGACCTGCCAGCCCTTGGATGCAAAGATGTGTCCCAGGCAGGGGCCACGTCCAATGTCCCAGCCCCAAACCTGGGCACCCAGTGGGACCTGCCAGCCCTCGGATGTGAAGGCACATCCCAGCCAGGGGCCAtgcccaacatcccagccccaaACATGGGCAGCCAACGGGACCTGCCAGCCCTCGGATGCAAAGGCACATCCCAGCCAGGGATCGtgcccaacatcccagccccaaCCATGGGCAACCAACGGGACCTGCCAGCCTTCAGATGCAAAG GCACATCCCGGCCAGGGGCCATGCCCAACATCCCAGCCGCAAACCTGGGCACCCAGTGGGACCTGCCAGGCCTCGGATGCAAAGGCACATCCCAGCCAGGGGCCAtgcccaacatcccagccccaaACATGGGCAACCAACGGGACCTGCCAGCCTTCAGATGTGAAAGCACATCCCAGCCAGGGGCCACATTCAATGTCCCAGCCCCAAACCTGGGCACCCAGTGGCACCTGCCAGCCCTTGGATGCGAAGGCATGTCCCAGCCAGGGGCCGTGCCCGGCATCCCAGtgcccaacatcccagccccaaACCTGGGCACCCAGTGGAACCTGCCAGGCCTCGGATGCGAAGGCACATCCCAGCCCGGGGTCACGTccaacatcccagccccaaACCTGGGCACCCAATGGGACCTGCCAGCCCTCGAAGCCAGACGAGTGTCCCAGCCAGGGGCCAtgcccaacatcccagccccaaACCTGGGCACCCAGTGGGACCTGCCAGCCCTCGAAGCCAGATGAGTGTCCCAGCCAGCCCCTGTGCCCGTCCTCCCAGCCACAAGCCCCGAGCAGGGACTGCAGCGCAGTGTGGCAggagcccggccccgccagGTGCTCGCTGGCACCTGGGAAAATGATGTACACGTGCAACGAGTGCATGGAAAACTTCTCCAGCCAGGGCTTCCTGACGGTGCACCAGCGCCGGCACTCCGTCCACCACCTCatcctgtgtccctgctgcaaCCGCAGCTTCACCTGGGTCTCGGACTTTGTCCGGCAGCACTGGGCGCACATGGGCGTCCGGCCCCACCAGTGTGGCATCTGCCAGAAGACCTTCAAGAGGTTCTCCCACCTCAAGGCGCACCAGAGGATCCACGGGCGGCAGGAGCGGCCCTTCACCTGTGCCAACCGCGTGCCCATCACGGaggcacctgcagcaggagacGGGGTGGGAAGCCAGGATGTGACCCCCCAGGGATGA